A region of Ficedula albicollis isolate OC2 chromosome 10, FicAlb1.5, whole genome shotgun sequence DNA encodes the following proteins:
- the SAXO2 gene encoding stabilizer of axonemal microtubules 2 has protein sequence MPPPRCICQICSCGRHHCCHRPTKIYDDGVQPSHTTEYVEKYPGYGNICPPESCKPKPELPEDQGRMDGTTTFKSDYLPYEIVPRPFQPHAEYRPKSGKIDLGTIYQRDYNPHKVGPVTLARPRERKHTSDAKVDTIPTYRDDYRLRKGERAESCKVEQAYEPPSERFGNPSTFQDDYIPRQPNPPPSFKPCETKLAEGPFDANTIHRTAYVVHELEPMFVRPREEYKPCDQPFEDLTTHQRDFKGMPGEQAKSCKPENRKLGSDDPFKGTTEFQDRYQPYLVTAPEFQKPREYVPPTDKMDLKSTNRLDYIKHKVAPRAPIRPAPGRKSTGPFQGKTTTKEDYQPWRVCPPGLIKKEQEIQKFTGKFSNLTTFRSHYIPHQANPPQSFKPVQTVSTAVPFTDETLYRTEYTPKKQEICPALQPDAAGYVYVNTDSEGHKFYRQLSPEPSGSSCNSISEEVPAVS, from the exons ACGCCATCACTGCTGCCACAGACCCACAAAGATTTATGATGATGGAGTGCAGCCGAGCCACACAACTGAGTATGTGGAGAAGTACCCTGGCTATGGCAACATCTGCCCTCCTGAGAGCTGCAAGCCAAAACCAGAACTGCCAGAGGATCAGGGCAGAATGGACGGCACCACGACATTCAA ATCTGATTATTTACCATATGAAATTGTCCCGAGACCTTTTCAGCCACATGCAGAATATAGACCAAAGTCAGGGAAGATTGACCTGGGAACCATATACCAGAGAGATTACAATCCTCATAAAGTAGGACCTGTGACATTAGCAAGGCCTCGAGAGAGGAAACACACTTCAGACGCAAAAGTGGATACTATCCCAACTTACCGAG ATGACTATAGGTTACGGAAAGGTGAAAGAGCGGAATCCTGTAAGGTGGAGCAGGCATATGAGCCACCTTCAGAGAGGTTTGGAAATCCTTCTACATTTCAAGATGACTACATCCCTAGGCAACCCAATCCCCCCCCAAGCTTTAAACCTTGTGAAACCAAGCTGGCAGAGGGGCCCTTCGATGCCAACACCATCCATCGCACCGCCTACGTTGTCCATGAGCTGGAGCCCATGTTCGTAAGGCCAAGAGAAGAGTACAAGCCATGCGACCAACCCTTTGAAGATCTCACAACCCACCAGAGAGATTTTAAAGGGATGCCTGGGGAACAAGCAAAAAGCTGCAAGCCTGAAAATAGAAAACTTGGATCTGATGATCCTTTTAAAGGAACCACCGAATTCCAGGATCGCTATCAGCCATATTTGGTCACTGCACCTGAGTTCCAGAAACCAAGAGAGTACGTTCCACCCACAGACAAGATGGACCTCAAGTCCACAAACCGTCTTGACTACATTAAACACAAGGTTGCTCCTAGAGCACCCATAAGACCAGctcctggaagaaaaagcacTGGCCCTTTTCAAGGGAAGACAACTACAAAAGAAGACTATCAGCCCTGGAGGGTTTGTCCACCAGGACTTATTaagaaagaacaggaaattcagaaattcacCGGAAAATTTTCTAACTTAACTACATTCAGGTCCCATTACATACCGCATCAAGCCAACCCACCTCAAAGTTTCAAACCTGTACAGACTGTATCTACGGCAGTTCCTTTTACAGATGAAACTTTGTATCGCACTGAATATACTCCAAAGAAGCAAGAGATCTGCCCAGCGCTGCAACCAGACGCTGCGGGTTATGTCTATGTGAACACAGATTCTGAGGGTCACAAATTCTACCGCCAGCTGTCTCCAGAACCTTCTGGGTCAAGCTGTAATTCTATTTCAGAGGAAGTACCTGCTGTGTCATAA